The Arachis ipaensis cultivar K30076 chromosome B05, Araip1.1, whole genome shotgun sequence nucleotide sequence NNNNNNNNNNNNNNNNNNNNNNNNNNNNNNNNNNNNNNNNNNNNNNNNNNNNNNNNNNNNNNNNNNNNNNNNNNNNNNNNNNNNNNNNNNNNNNNNNNNNNNNNNNNNNNNNNNNNNNNNNNNNNNNNNNNNNNNNNNNNNNNNNNNNNNNNNNNNNNNNNNNNNNNNNNNNNNNNNNNNNNNNNNNNNNNNNNNNNNNNNNNNNNNNNNNNNNNNNNNNNNNNNNNNNNNNNNNNNNNNNNNNNNNNNNNNNNNNNNNNNNNNNNNNNNNNNNNNNNNNNNNNNNNNNNNNNNNNNNNNNNNNNNNNNNNNNNNNNNNNNNNNNNNNNNNNNNNNNNNNNNNNNNNNNNNNNNNNNNNNNNNNNNNNNNNNNNNNNNNNNNNNNNNNNNNNNNNNNNNNNNNNNNNNNNNNNNNNNNNNNNNNNNNNNNNNNNNNNNNNNNNNNNNNNNNNNNNNNNNNNNNNNNNNNNNNNNNNNNNNNNNNNNNNNNNNNNNNNNNNNNNNNNNNNNNNNNNNNNNNNNNNNNNNNNNNNNNNNNNNNNNNNNNNNNNNNNNNNNNNNNNNNNNNNNNNNNNNNNNNNNNNNNNNNNNNNNNNNNNNNNNNNNNNNNNNNNNNNNNNNNNNNNNNNNNNNNNNNNCTACATTATAATAAAAAGCAGTCATTAAAATcagttttttatatttatttatatatgtttgtatatataattatatatattttttaataaataatcaaTTAATAGAATAGTTAAATCTGCtatattagaataattaaacttacaacgtataaataatcaaatttgcttacagtaataaaataaaaaaatttcatcaaATGCCAAATTCGTCATTTTAATaaacaacaattaattaataactaatttataattttcAGTAGGTACAACAGCCGTACAGCAATTGATTAATTAATACTTTGTGAAGATTCTTCAGTCTTCACCAATCACTGCCGCAAGCCCGCAATCCCATCCATATCACCACCTTCATTATCGCCATGAATTTCATACCCTTGCGGCGAGCGTAGCTGCTGCGTTCTTCACTCACCAATGATGTTGCGTTCATCAACTAGAGCTTCTCTGCGCTTCTTTCCGCAGCAATCTCAATTTGGTACTTTTTCTCGTCCCAAACCCTTTCTTGATGCCATCAAGGACAGACCCCATCTCGTAAATTCTATTAGGAATCTCCAGAACCTTGATTCTGCTCTGCatctgtttgacaaaatgctttcCATGAACCCTTTGCCATGCGTGAATGACTTTAACTTTTTGTTTAGCTCTATTGTTAAGATGAAGCATTACACAGCTGCCATTTCGTTAATCAAACACTTGTTCTCCTTACGACTCAAATCTGATATCTATACACTCAATATTGTTGTCAATTGTCTGTGCCGTTTGAATCACACTCCCTTTGCCTTCTCTGTCGTGGGGATGATGTTCAAAATCGGCTTGGAGCCCAATGTGGTCACATTGAACACCATTGTTAATGGTCTTTGTATTGAAGGCAACGTGGATTATGCTATTTGGTTTCTTGACCACATGGATTACTTGGGATATCAACCCGACACCCACACGTTTGGAGCAATTATAAATGGATTGTGCAAGATGGGCAACACCCCTGCTGCCATTGCCATTCTAAGGAACACGGAAACAAGAAACTGCAAACCAAGTTTTGATGTTATGGATTATAACACAATTGTGGATAGTCTTTGCAAGGATGGGCTGGTATCTGAGGCTTTGAGTCTATTCTCCGAAATGAGAACAAAAGGTATACAACCCGATACTATCACTTACAATCGCTTGATTCAAGGACTGTGTACTTTCAGCAGATGGCAGGAGGCTGCGTCTTTACTGAGCGAGAGAAAACAAAAGGGAATTATGCCGGATACGCATACTTTTAATATTTTAGTGGATGCTCTTTGTAAAGAGGGAAAGATTTCAAGTGCTAGAGCCATATTTGGTCAAATGGTTCGAATGGGAGAGGAGCCTACTGTTGTCACCTATAACTCAATGATTGCTGGTTATTGTTTCCAAAATCAAATGGAGGAAGCCATGAAAGTATTTGATTTGATGGTTCACAAGGGATGCGTACCAACCGTCTACACTTATACTTCATTAATCCATGGGTGGTGCAAGATGAAACGGATTAATAAGGCTATTTATCTCTTGGGTGAAATGATCAATAAAGGTTTAAATCTGGATGTTGTGACTTGGAATACTCTTATCTATGGATTTTGCAAAGCGGGTAAACCGGTAGCTGCTAAAGAATTGTTTTTTACAATGCACAAATTTGGTCAATATCCTGATCTATCGAGCTGTGCCATAATATTGGATGGCCTATTCAAATGTCATTTGATTTCCGATGCAATATCATTATTTAGTGAAATGGAGAAGAATAATTTGGATCTTAATATTGAAACTTATAATGTGGTGCTCCGTGGGATGTGCCATGCTGGAAAACTAAATGATGCACTAGAACTCTTCTCTTGTCTGCCAGCAAAAGGCTTGAAACCTGATGTATATACTTATACAATCATGATCCAAGGTCTATGTGGGGAAGGACTTCTGATTGATGCTGAAGAAATGCTGATGAATATGGAAGAGCATGGCTGCTTGCCAGATAGCTGCACATATAACGTCTTCATCCAAGGATTACTACGACGAAATGCTGTTCTGAAGTCATTAAAATATTTTCAGACTATGAAAGACAAAGGTTGTGCAGCAAATGCTACAACCATGGAGTTGCTTGTAGATTACCTCTCTACGCACAAAGGAGAGAATGCTTTTCAAGAATTTGTGCAGAAAATTGTTTGAATATATCAATATAACCTAAAATTGTTTAAATATATCAATATAACCTCTTAGTTCTTTATTTGAATTGAGAATTTGATGTTGTGTAGAAATTGATACTTCCATGCTGCTTTTTGTTTTCAAATTAGACCCAGCAGAGTAAGAATCTCCTTCTTGAGAAGGTTATGCAATGTTTTATTCTAGTCATCTACAAAAATAAATCTTATTTTGGacgtcaataataataataataataataatatataacaaaatcaacatattataaataaaattataaatataataataaaataataatattataatacaTTGTGTAGTTTAGATTAGATTAGATCCGTTTTGAAAAGTAGATTCGAAATTCAATCCAATCCTTGCGTTTTGcaaaaaatagaacaaaatcaaatttaaattagtgcagttttaatcaattttttGTTTGGATTAAAGTGGATGAGTGGTTTAATTTAAATCGATTTAAATTTGgacactaaaaaaaatatttttgtctaaaaaacacacacatacacaAAAAAGTATTCTCATTGATATCATATGTTTTTGTGCTACCCAAGTTTGaatctaatttttaatatttcttgAACATAGATTTTTGGCCAAGTTCAATTAGGCATAATAACTACTTTGTTTCCATTTATAAAACAAATAATAAATGTAACCACTTATTTATGCTAATGTTATTTTGTAGTTTTCTTCTAATTGCAAGAATATATTTTCTTTGCAAAAGAGCTTTTCAGgagatattaaaaatattaaaaacaatatattgttattcatatatatataaaaatatcaaaataatactaaaaagagaaataaaattgtatttatatttgtaacaattaaaagttcaaaaattaaaagagtaTAATATATCAATTATGATATCACGCAATTAATTTATTCATTTAAATATAGTTTAAAATAAATACAAACATGTTAACAAAGATTACTTTTTAAGCACATATTAAATGTATTATCAAATTATATAATGATTTCACAATATTTATGCTcctataaaaatataattgatacaataaaataattatttaaaatttaattcaaattacaATATTCTCgatttaaatattttaagtttataaACCTCTTAGACTAAATTTAGCTTAGACTTGTTCCATAAACCTCTCTTTCATTGGTTGATGAAGATTTTGACCTCCTAATCCCTTTTAAAAGCGGTGTCGTGGACTCTTCTCTTTGCTAGAATTATGAGTACTCATTGGTGATGGAAACAAGATTTAGAATTTGTTTAGACACNtaaaaaatattatttaaaaaaaatctttttcgaaAACGTGACCAAGCGCTTAGCCGGATCTGAATTTGCTCGAGTAAAGAAAAAAGTTGGGACCTTTGAGAAAATTCCTATTCGATAGTATTCTCTGATTCATccttcataaaaattcaattCGGATGGTTGACAACAAAAAAGGGAGAAGATTTAGTGCTAACCTAGGATATTGCTGTGAGTTTTGCGGAACTATGGCTGCGTATAAAACAAGCACTGAGAACAAAACATAAAGAacaaacacaaaattttgtgtttttgtatcctgtttaataataaattagaataaattataaaaatttaatttattttttttattaaaaaaatttgagataaaaaatataataataaaaaatataattataaaaaattaataaaaataataaacaaaataaaaaataaattgtgttcCTTATCAAAATTTTCATGTCTTTCCTGTTAGGATAGATAcgaaatacactaattcagtgtttcTTAATAAATTGTCTTTGTCCATATTTCCGTGTCCCTATCTCTGTAAGCAAACGTAGCCTATAGGATCATAGGATGTTCTTCTCGGCTTGGATCTGATACACAGTCTAGGCTCTGCGAATGTGAAGATTGAAGTGGATTCAGCGGTGGCTGTCAAGCTATGCTCACAAGACTCGAATGAATTTCATACCCTTGCGGCGAGCGTGGCTGCTGCGTTCTTCACTCATCAATGATGTTGCGTTCATCAACAAGAACTTCTCTGATATCTATACACTCAACATTTCGTTAATCAAACACTTGTTCTCCTTACGACTCAAATTTGATATCTATACACTCAATATTGTTGTCAATTGTCTATGCCGTCTGAATCACACTCCCTTTGCCTTCTCCGTGGTAGGGATGATGTTCAAAATCGGCTTGGAGCCCGATGTGGTCACATTTAACAGCATTGTTAATGGTCTTTATATTGAAGGCAATGTGGATTATGCTACTTGGTTTCTTGACCACATGGATTACATGGGATATCAACCCAACGGCCACACGATTGGAAATGGATTGTGCAAGATGGAAACTCATATTTATACATTTTTTGGTGTGTCTCCAAGCTCCTCTTGAATACTTCACATATTTACTCATATAAAGAAACTGGACATCTATTTAGCATAGATTATCTCAATGTTATAACATACTCTTGAGGAACCAAGTACTCCTCTTAAATAAACATATAAAAGAACAAATAGAGTATTTCCTTTTGTGCATCACTGAGGACGATTGCAATTTGTAAAGTCAGTTATCAGCATATCTTTTTTTCTATCTATTCAAACAAAAAGGAGAGGCAAAGGAACTAAGGAAGTATACCAATTGCCGAGGTAAGCAtcaaagtggtccctgaagtTATCCTCGAGgctcaaagtaatccctgaaattaAAAATTTGTCTAGATCGTCCCTGAAGTTGATCTCCGGTACTCATAGTGGTCCTTCCGGTGAATTTCGTCCAGCTGGCGCAACCGAAAAGCTAACCTGGCGTCGTTGGTGACACGTTAGCAGCCCAACGGCTAGCTGACGTGGCGCAATAAACATTTTggactcaatttggtccctaattttaggttaaaaaccctaacccccaattgactctcttctcctttcttctccatCGCACAAGCTGTTCTCCTCTACTCTCCGTCACACTCTTCACTCTTCATTTCTCCGTCACACTCTATACATTTAACCTCTCCGTGCTTCCACTGT carries:
- the LOC107644649 gene encoding putative pentatricopeptide repeat-containing protein At1g12700, mitochondrial; this translates as MMLRSSTRASLRFFPQQSQFGTFSRPKPFLDAIKDRPHLVNSIRNLQNLDSALHLFDKMLSMNPLPCVNDFNFLFSSIVKMKHYTAAISLIKHLFSLRLKSDIYTLNIVVNCLCRLNHTPFAFSVVGMMFKIGLEPNVVTLNTIVNGLCIEGNVDYAIWFLDHMDYLGYQPDTHTFGAIINGLCKMGNTPAAIAILRNTETRNCKPSFDVMDYNTIVDSLCKDGLVSEALSLFSEMRTKGIQPDTITYNRLIQGLCTFSRWQEAASLLSERKQKGIMPDTHTFNILVDALCKEGKISSARAIFGQMVRMGEEPTVVTYNSMIAGYCFQNQMEEAMKVFDLMVHKGCVPTVYTYTSLIHGWCKMKRINKAIYLLGEMINKGLNLDVVTWNTLIYGFCKAGKPVAAKELFFTMHKFGQYPDLSSCAIILDGLFKCHLISDAISLFSEMEKNNLDLNIETYNVVLRGMCHAGKLNDALELFSCLPAKGLKPDVYTYTIMIQGLCGEGLLIDAEEMLMNMEEHGCLPDSCTYNVFIQGLLRRNAVLKSLKYFQTMKDKGCAANATTMELLVDYLSTHKGENAFQEFVQKIV